One Cuculus canorus isolate bCucCan1 chromosome 1, bCucCan1.pri, whole genome shotgun sequence DNA segment encodes these proteins:
- the CDC42EP1 gene encoding cdc42 effector protein 1, translating into MSLGKLPVLSWVSGSHGKRRLKSELTPDMISPPLGDFRHTMHVGRGGDVFGDTSFLSNHGGAETAKANNFFTRTLRHVRRTPLKSRGSGCQAKASPAPPPISPIIKNAVSLPQLNEGMYDGGSGSQSLTSRFSFKSASNSFSKTHQVYGLESGFCTIPRVPRLEKAQENAFTGEDELNRSDSLLSFRLDLGPSLMSELLQVMSFSETNGNEVGEDGADLPNAEGTKDEVLPASGAAHGEDKATLSYWDRSGQTSLSGASSLPGLSVHANGEAHAIEGAGKDPAWASGPGAVPRGTPWQGHWNDCSIEAGEFDRAAQVLARHYGGTSTPRSSEKVEGPRQARTQTLWESPSSSSWRSQVTGESLSPEATWNQGEEEAELSSLQEGYVGARGMHSNSFEYADEEEDDEVKV; encoded by the exons ATGAGTTTGGGAAAGCTGCCAGTGCTCAGCTGGGTGTCAGGATCCCATGGCAAGCGGCGGCTGAAGTCAGAGCTGACACCAGACATGATCAGCCCACCACTGGGGGACTTTCGGCACACCATGCATGTGGGGCGTGGTGGAGATGTCTTCGGGGACACCTCCTTCCTCAGCAACCATGGTGGGGCTGAAACAGCCAAAGCCAACAACTTCTTCACCCGAACGTTGCGACATGTCCGCCGGACGCCACTGAAGAGCCGGGGCAGTGGATGCCAAGCGAAGGCATCTCCTGCCCCTCCACCCATCTCACCCATCATCAAGAATGCTGTCTCGCTGCCACAGCTCAATGAGGGAATGTACGATGGTGGCAGTGGCAGCCAGAGCTTGACCAGCAGGTTCTCCTTCAAAAGCGCCTCCAACAGCTTCTCCAAAACGCACCAGGTCTACG GGCTGGAGTCAGGGTTTTGCACCATCCCTCGCGTCCCTCGCTTGGAAAAGGCCCAAGAGAATGCCTTCACTGGAGAAGATGAGTTGAACCGCTCTGACTCCCTGCTCTCCTTTCGCCTGGACCTGGGGCCCTCCCTGATGAGTGAGCTCCTCCAGGTGATGAGCTTCTCTGAAACCAATGGAAACGAGGTAGGGGAGGATGGCGCAGACCTCCCAAATGCTGAGGGGACCAAGGACGAGGTCCTTCCAGCATCGGGTGCAGCCCACGGAGAGGACAAGGCAACATTAAGCTACTGGGACCGCTCTGGGCAGACCAGCCTGTCAGGGGCCAGTTCACTGCCAGGACTGTCAGTCCATGCCAACGGAGAGGCACACGCCATCGAGGGTGCTGGAAAGGACCCTGCCTGGGCTTCAGGGCCGGGGGCAGTGCCCAGAGGGACACCATGGCAGGGGCACTGGAACGACTGCAGCATTGAGGCAGGAGAGTTTGACCGGGCAGCCCAAGTCCTGGCTCGCCATTATGGTGGGACCAGCACTCCGCGGAGCTCAGAGAAGGTCGAGGGTCCCCGGCAGGCCCGGACGCAGACCCTGTGGGagagccccagcagcagctcgTGGAGGTCACAAGTGACAGGGGAGAGCCTGTCCCCCGAGGCCACTTGGAACCAaggtgaggaggaggctgagctCTCCAGCCTGCAGGAGGGATACGTTGGTGCCCGGGGGATGCACAGCAATTCCTTTGAGTATGCcgatgaggaggaggatgatgaaGTCAAGGTGTGA
- the LGALS2 gene encoding galectin-2 codes for MSEKFEILNLDMKTGDTLKVKGKISDDSDRFSINLGCSSSDLALHFNPRFDESAIICNSKCSKAWQEEYRDNHLCFSKGSIVKFTIEMLGDKFRVKLPDGHEIEFPNRHSYSKISYLNIKGGFRVTSFKLD; via the exons ATGTCT gAAAAATTTGAAATTCTCAACCTGGATATGAAGACTGGAGACACCCTGAAGGTCAAGGGCAAGATATCCGATGATAGTGATCG CTTTAGCATCAATCTGGGCTGCAGCTCCTCGGATCTGGCACTTCACTTCAATCCCCGCTTTGATGAGTCTGCCATCATCTGCAACTCCAAGTGCTCCAAAGCCTGGCAGGAAGAGTATCGTGATAACCACCTCTGTTTCTCCAAGGGCTCCATTGTCAAG tTCACCATTGAAATGCTGGGAGACAAATTCCGGGTGAAACTACCAGATGGGCATGAAATAGAGTTCCCCAACCGGCACAGCTACAGCAAGATTAGCTACCTGAACATCAAGGGAGGCTTCAGGGTCACCTCCTTCAAGCTGGACTGA